The sequence CAGTTGGATCAAGAAAATAGGAAAGCTGTATTTGGACAGAATGGGAATGACAGAAGCAACATGTCTACAAAGTGACAAATCATATATACAAAACAACAATGATAAGTAAATTATCATATCTGATTAAATAAACATCCTACAATAAGTTGACTACTAATATGTATTTCTCGTTTGCCAATTCCTTTTGTACAAGTATGTATAACAATATTTATTTCAGCGGGCTTCTCTGCGTTGGTTCtcataaaaagaaaaggaaaaagaaatactGATCAGAGAAGAGCAAATAACGAGAAGAATACATGAATATAAACCATGCAGAGTATCATCACAGAACAATACAAGTGAGACATGCGGCTATTGTTTTGTAAGTCCCTTGGATCAAAGAAgtggagaaggaagaaaaagtaaaAGGACTTACAGTGCAAGGTATGTTACTGCTCTCTTTCTGATTTGTTGAAATGTTTAAAGTAAGCTTTATATCCTTAATTATCCTTGCCAGAGATGATAAAAAACTTTTCACACTCCAACTTTTTGAAAGAGCTTGAAAGTATTCAGTTACTGAACTGATAGAAACTGAGTGGCTGCCACTAGACTTCAATTGATCAGGGCACTCAACGAGAACAAGTCCTGAAGACTGATATTTTCCAGGAGATTGTTCTATTTGCCCCCCACTGTGTTGTGGCGAATGAGTACCCAGTTTGCAAACTTCATAAACTGTAAGAATGCAAAATAGATAAAAGTAAGGAACAAACTTTCAAACACAATGAATTAGAATAATTATATGGAGATTATGAGATTACTAAACTATGACTAATTGACAAGTCACCCCAGTAATGACAAAATATTGTTATATTATTTTGGATGTTTATATCTATTACAATGTTGTGATCGAATAGAAAGAAAtcaattatattgcatccatgaaGCCATAAAAGTTGGTACAGTGTTATCTTAAAGCATAATAACTGGCTGTAAATATTGCCTCTGAACGAAACGTATAGCTTGCACAAATAGTAAATACAAAGGTAGGAAAGGTGGCATTAGGCCTAAAACTCTATACATGTCTCATTGTCAATTTGTCATACAGCCAACACAGTGAACCAATGATGTTCATTGGATTCATAGACACTTTGCAGGCATATGTGTAGAAAATAATCAATAGCTATCAAGATTTTAAGTTGATGAACTTGAGTTCTACCTTACTGATCAACATTAATTACCGCTAATTAGCACCGATCATTGCTAGCTATAGAGAAGAAGCAACGTTATAGACACTTACTTGTTCCAAGCTGCATGAAAAAATCAGTCGCTGCAGAAGTAAGCAAATCAATATCGGGGCACAGTGCATAGTAAGTAACCTGAAAAGCGAACAAATGAGAAATATATGAATCCCAAAACTGTAAAACCCATTCCAGAGTAACCAAAACAAAGAAACACTTAGTACTCTAGATTCAAGAATGGCTATAGAACTTAGGGCCAATTTGCAGTTGTGTTGTGTTGTTCTATTTCCTGATACGGAATACTTAAAGGGCAGACCGGTGCCCGTAGCTCCTGCTTGCGCAAGGTCCGACCATTTTGGATCTTTAGTACGCAGCCTTTCCGTGTGTTTCGCCAAGAGGCTGTTTCCGGAACtcaaacccgtgacctcatggtcacaagtcCACACTTTGACCTCATGATATGGAATACTTGCATTACAAAAAATATTTACCAATTCTATTAACATGTTGCTTTTATGGATCCAGAATGACAGTACGAATATGCTTTCAGGCAGTTGATATATCAAAAGGTAATAAAAATATAGTGGGCTATAAGCCACCACAGTGCCAGATTATGCCTTACAGGCTTGGCCGAAGCATAAGGTTCCAAAGGAGCCTTCTCCCACAACTTGAGGCAATTAGCAGAGGTCTTTAACCAATCATCCTGATAACTGCAATTTCAGTACATACATCAGTAACGCATGCAGACAATTAAATGTTAGCTCATTTAATAAATATTTTCAGGGAAACAAGTCTGCTACCCAACAAGAAGAGATGGCGAAGGGAGGACGGCGATGGTTGGTCTAACACGGTGATATCCCTTATGATGCTCCTCTGAAGTGCCTGCGTTGTCTCTAGATGAATCATGACTTGCTCCTTCTAGCAAAATTATACTTGTAACATAACAAATAAGTTGAAGACAAGTTGAGAGATATGGTAGCAGGAATACCTCGATCACTGCTAGACTGGGGTGGGCTCATTGCATCTCCACCAATGGGTATAGAATTTGAAGTCTCTCGAATATCACCAGTAGTATAATGGAAAGAGTATGCATCTCCCATGGCAGCAGATTCTGCTATATTACTTCGACCCCTGCACCAATCAATTACTGATAATGGGCCATCCATGTTTGCAAACGCTGTTTTAAGAGCTGATTTTATATCCGACTGCAACAAGCCAATCATGGATGATTCTGAAACCTGTATCCAAAAAGGGACATggagacatgatgcatggataagTAGAAATGGCAAGAAAAACAGAGCACCAGATTTTTACCTCTGCAGAAAGTGGATCAACTAAATCAACACCAGCGCAATCCTTGGAATGACACGTTCCTAATAGTCCACCACAGCCAGCATGAACCATAGAAGGATCACAAGAAAATCCGCGTCTCCTCTGCTCATCCAAGGAGAGCCAGAAAAAAGAACCATCTCCATCATCCATATCAAGTGCGATATCAACAAATGAAGTAGATTGCTGAACTAGCAGAGCCATGGCACTGAGGAGTTCCACAATAGGTTGTCTTTGTACAGATGGGCTTGTGCCAGAAAATGTTTTAGCGGACAAAGAATCAAGGGGTTTTGCCCCTTTAGGTACCACAACAGACCTCCAAACTCCCACGTTTTCCAATCGGGACCTATCATACATTTCATGGTCAACGTCACTAGACAGCCTAGCTGGTATACTTTCTTTCCTTTTCATGTCATATTTGGGGACAAGATCCGAGTTACTACTGCTCTCTGTCTGCATAGCACTGGACAAGGCACTTTTTAACTCAGCAGATGCTTTGGTTCTCAGAGACACTAGTGTATGCCTTATTCTGCACATGGCAGCCTGAAATGTGATGCATTCAATTTCAGTTGCAAGCGCGGTCTTCATAGATAGGAGGAAATACCCAACATTAAGCATGTTATCACTCTTCTTTTGCAAAGTCAGAGAAGAGCTAAATGAAGTTTCACCAGAAACAGGTCTTGATGTTTCTCCCTTGCATGATTGTTCGTCTGCATTGTTTAAGCTCTTTTCACTCTCATTTTTCCTACCTTGCACAAGTGTGTATAAGCTCGATCGACCAACATCACGTGAAAGATTAGCTGGTGTTAGTTTATCAGACTTCTCAGACTTGTCTCCTGCAGACTCAACTTTAGAACTTTGTGTGACATCATATGAATAAACTCTTGAGCTAAAACCGCAACTCCCTCTTTTTTTCGATCGGGGCAAGTAGGGATTTGTAAACAGTGTTGCTGGCGTCTCGCAACTGGAAATTTCAACAGCTGCATATTCTGGTGCAAACGTGAGTGTAGCTTCAGCTCTGGTGAGAAAATCAGATCTACTAGATGATAATACAAAGGACTGGGACACTGCAGGTGATGCAATTTCTTTGAGAGGCTCCTGAACTTTAGAAGCAACATCCTGAATAGGTGACATCGTATGGTGGCTAAATGCCTCCATAGATGTGAAACCAACAGGAGAAAGTCTTTGTTCAGGTATATCCATAGCTATGGATGGACTATCTATGAATGGCATGTCTCCATATTCTGAAGCAGGGGTTACTAAAGCATGTGATTCAGCAGTACCTGGAGGCTACATAAAATGGAACATCAGGATTATAGCAGGTAAGTCAgaaagaagtgatcctaaaacacaAATATCATCGTCATACAGTTTTCTACTTGCATGTCCAGAAAAGGTAGTATGTCATTTACATTTAAAGAAGGGTTCTGCATTGTGCTCATTGTTTAGATCCAACAAGCAGAGAATTCCACGTTTCATGGCTAGTAGACAGGGTAGAAGGTTAAAAGGAACAAGTTGCACATTATTTCACAAGCTTTTGGTGATATCATAAGCAACATGTTTCAACGCATGAAATATGTGAGTAAGTCAATAAATGGTCCTTGATTACAGTCTAAAAGCTTGACAAAGCAGAAGTGAAGTAATTGGCTACAATCTAGAAACTTAAACAAGCAGCAGCAACAATAGCAACCTTTTGTTAAAAAATGCACAATATTGCAGGAGCGTGAAATGCAACGAAGTCAATACAATATATTAAGTTGCAGAAAACAACTAGTGATGTATTTAACGGAATTAAATATTTTATAAGTACTACAGATTCCTAACAGTCATATTATTGCTGTCAtatgcataatgagttcatcattacCACAGAGCTTCTCATACAAGACCAAGCATAGTCACTCTAAATGTTGTAACCTTGCTTCATCTACAAATAACTACTACGAGGATGATAGGGTACCTACCTCACCAAAATCTAACTCATCCTCTTGAAAGAAGTCACTAAAATCTCCAAACTCCGAGAGAAGTATATCGATGTCCATCACAACCCCCTCTTCACCCCAGCCCCAAGAACATCCCCCCTGactatttgtaccttgcatgttttCCCTAACTTCTTTGCCAGCATGAGAAGAAACTTCCGTTATTTCAGAACGAGAGCGCTTGGATACCTAATTGAATGAATACAAAACATCAAGACTTCTTCAGCACAACGTTGGCGTGGAATTGTACACAATAATGTGATTGTGCGGTAATGTTATCAAGCATTAACATAGCAAAATGAGTTAATAACACAAACAGCGTAACATGTATATATGGAGATTATTCACCAGAATAGAACTTCATGCATGTAATGTGGCAAGAAATTTTGGTTTTGTGGTATTTTAGCATCAACAGATTGGTATATGCTCACAAATTAAACTTCTATGCAATGAAATTTAGTGTTGTGATAGTTTTACGCAAATAATTCTATGCACAAGATGGCATGAACTGCATAGCATGTGTTCTTCCATGTAATGAAATTTCTGCCAGCATCAATTATCAGTTTCCAGATTTTGCTCCATTTTATCACCATCAATGCTTAGATTATTTGCTACGTAACATGTTATGCACTTCCAAAAATAAACTATGCACATATTTGTTCAGCAAGTCATATTCCCGTAGCCTCTATTTCACATGTAAACCTCACTAAGGAGTGAAGATGACAAAATATTTTATGCAGTAGTATACATACTTAGTTTTCTGTAGGAAAAAAGGATGCAGCTACTCATAGCTGATCATTGTTTTACTTACAGCATCATCATTTACACAAAAATTAACTCATATTTCACGCGTATAACTAACTAGAAATAAGTCGATAAGCATGTTCGTATGTCAATAGTGGCATAAGAGTCTTCTGTTAATCACAAGAATGATGTAGCAAAGCATGGTACTACCACTACAAGTTAGCAGCTACTGAGAAGAGGGAAAAAGTAGTGTTGTACTAAAAATTATATATTAAAATGCAATTCTTGAGAAAAAAACTCATTCAATATGGAACAAGTTTGTAAATTAAGAGGAAAACAACACAGTACCACCTTGCTACCAGCAATGTCATTGTTCAATGGCAGATCAGACTGACGGCATGCTGCAGAGTCAGCATCTGCTAAAAGATCACCACCTTTAGCAGCAACTGCATGCCCACTTCCATTAGAAGTGCTACTGACACTACTGATACTACTAGCCATGCCATTGGAGTTGCTATTCCTTTGTCTTCTTAGTCTTAGAAAATTAGAGTTCACACCAAGTCCACGTGAAGATCCAAAGAAAGAGCTGCTAACAGAACAAAACAATTAATGCGGGAGAAATCGGacaaaacaaatttgcaatcaTGATGTATTAAAAGAAGTACTTCAAAAATGTCACGTAATAATAGATGATACAGATCAACTCTTTTGTTGCACCCAGAGATTATAATCCATGTGCACGATTGAATCTATGTAATTCTTGCAAATAACTTTTGGGTACAATGAACCATGGCAACAAAACGTGTTATATTGCATAGAGACTCCGGATGTGCTGTGTGGATGGTGATCCTTAACAAAGAGTTAGTCCAAATTATCACAGTTCCACAACCGCAAGCTGAGCCTTAGAACCTCAAAAAATTGGATAAAATTAGTTGACACTTTTTCTAGGTCTTCTTATTTTGTGGGGATGAAGCAGTAACCCTGATTACAAAATAAGTGCCTTCGTTGATGATGGTGATCTTTAACAAATAGTTAGTCCAGCTTAGCACAGTTTAGCAACCGCAAACTGAGCCTCAGTAACTCTAATTTTTTGGATAAACTTAGCTGCCTGCGGGAATGTGGCAGTTGAGACTTCAGAGCCTTGATTACAAAATAAGTGCCTTTCAAACAACACTAACAGCCTGTTTGGTTGGAAGCCAAAATTTGCAACAATGTGCCACACTTTTCTTAGCCAGATTAGACAAGTATCTCATAACCACAGCTAGACATGCCAAAAATGACGTCATGAGAACATAAGTTATGGCATGGTGGGCTAGGTTATGGCTCCACTTTTCTTGGCCACAAGCCAGCCTGTCAGGCAAAAATATTTGGCATGCTAGGACACTGTTAGGCATCAACTGAAATGGTCCTTGGTGCTGTTTTTCTCCAGTTCAAGAGAAGTTCTGGCCCTCAAATGAGAGCAAGCCAGAAAGGAGTTACTGTAAGGAACATGGGTACGCGATATTACAATTTACAGCAAGGTGGGAGGCAACATACTTTTTGTTCCAATTATTTTATCCTAGTTCTAAAGAAATGATAGTTTGCGCATGCTCATCAATTTAAATTTCTAAGTTCTGAAAAATGGCAGGATTTACCTAGTTGTTCTATGTCCACACCTGGCTCAGAAAGTAGGAGGGTGTTTCTATGTCTTAACATAACGAAAAAATAATCAGAATTTCATGtattcctcttaagaaaaatatTTTCTTGTTATTTTTTAGATCTTGTATTCTACTATTTGGTTCTTACAGATATAGGATAACATCAAAACAGCATTTCAATGCCGTTCTTTCAACATTTTACAGAGTTCATTGTAGATAACAGCACTTCAAGTTGGTCTCTAACGTTTTGACTTATGTGCTGTTCCAGATAGTCATTGATTGATAGAAAAAGCAATGTATGTGAGACTGACCTGTTCCGGAAGTAAGAAGACGGAGAGAAGTTCCAGAATGGCCAAGCCTCCCATGATGAACTGCCCATCCAGTCCTGTGACCACATTCTGTGGGCAACATAATTTAAACCATGCACTCTCCAAACATAACAAGATCATTAGAGCAAGACTATTACCTTTTACTAGAAAAGTGAACAAATGCCTGATGAACCATTGGTACCATAACAGCCTCAGGTGGGTATATAAATGTCCTTTCAAGAGCTGGAAGGCCTTCAGCAGATTCTAACTTTTGCTGCCCATCAGCACCTAAATGAGGGTCGTTCACTGAATCTAATTCTTTCTTAATCTCATTATTTTCCGATTCAGAAGTTTTGTCAGTTGAGGTAGGTGGAAAGCCAAGGGCAACTTCAACATAGTAACTTTGACCTCTCAGCTGGCAGATGGTGGGTTGAGTGAAACCTGGTAGATTAGGTGCCGATAATTTGCTGAAATGTTTACAGAAAGTTACCATGAGAACTGTGAACTGCTCTGCATATGAATATCCTTAAAAGAAACACAAGATCTCACTGACAGGTAACACCCAAGATGTGCAAGCAGGTCTAAGTGTCTAACTCATGAATGAGAGGTCATATCAACAGGCATAGAATGCCAAAAAAAAGATATTTAGCATATAAGTCAATTTGAGTTTTGAGTTCTGAAATACCTTGAATATACTTGTCTCGCGAGGTCACTTGGGCAACAACCAACAAGCCTACCCAGCATTCCACTAGGAGCGACAATAACTGCAGCATTCAATTAAACAGATCATGAATTTGAATATGGATGATATAAAACATAACTTTCATCCAAAAAAAGGCATAAAACATAATTTACATAAACAATGAAGAAACTGACAAAAGCAAAGTTACAAATCAAAGTTATCATGAGCTTGGTCACAGAAATAGAATGCGCAGTGAAGTTAGTTTAACTATTTAGAGAACTATTTTATATTTCAGCCTGGTTCATGATGGTGACTCCAACAATATAAACCACTATATGGCTGTGCTTCTGCCCATTTTGTCAACGTCACAGCACACAGGCTAAGAGAAATACAGAACTATCACCAGCAGCGTGATTACTTAGAAGGGTCTAACTGTCAAACTAACCAATGTAATCGTGTTTTTTAACTAAAGGGATCCCTTTAAATAACAGTACGATACAAAAGGACCATCGATAAAAGTTGAACAATTggaaaactaaatcaaaatgtatgcCATAAGCTAGCATACCACCTCTCGTGAAGTTCTATGTGTAAAGATGAAATTTCAAAAACACCATATTACTGAATGGCTCCCCACTCTAAATGAGATTCGCTTGTCATCTTTTAATCCACCTTATAAAGAACTAAAAAGTAAGATAAAACAGTGGGCAGTCCCTATTTGTAAATCGGATATCCCAAGGACATTTTCAAGTTCCCCTATCACAAGAAAATCATGTCAGATCAGAATTGTGAATAGCACAAATATATTATCCTTTTCCAGCAGATAAGACAGTAGATATTCTAAGGATGTCAATACAGCAAGACATGTAAAGATAGAATTAGTGAATGAAACAGTACCTGGAAGACCTTCACCAACAGAACGGGGAGTGTGTGTGAGAACTTTCTCTATATCATCACTAGATAGGTTCCGCATATATCTAATAGAATAAACCATTTAAAGTAAGACCACTGGTACTAAATAAACTGAAGAAAGCCAACGATATGAGATATGACGGGACATAATAAGAACTGACCTTGCAGATATAATAACATGCACAAAGATTGCTTCCTCAGTGGCCGCAAAGACAAATTCTACTGTAGGTTGTGCTCGCCTATAACACAATGATAACAAAATTAAATGGAACGGAAATCAAGAAAAGCAAAGTTGTCCATGGAAAATAAACAGAAAGCAATGAAACTACATGCCAGACGCATCTGTATCCTCCATGTCACACTGACATTACTTTTTTCACCCGTCGGATCAAAGAGGAATGGTTGCGAGTCTGATGGATTGTAGCATTATCACAAGTTGATATGGACTTCTTCATCATCCAATTACTAGAAGTCAAGAAAGGTCAACCTACTGAGTCATctcgacacttattttgggacggagggagtatgtcagaGGATACGAATTCATGCAGGCCCCACTCCAATGTTTTTATACAAGATAAATGGCCAACAAGTATCTGAATATTAACATTACATTCTCGGCATCATATACAGATTGGCAAAAACAAGGGATGCGGCTATTTTCGAAATCACTATAGCAGAAAGAAAAAAGAATCTATTAAGTTGAAACCCTATGTTGACAATTCGGTTATTGTTTAAACAAAGTTTTGTATCACTAGATGGGCAGGGGCCTTTTCATTTCTTCAAACACAGGAATAATGACCAACTTCACTCTATCCCAATATACCATACACTATCTATTGTAGTGCACAACATTTGAACTTTAACAGACACGTTGCATAAGTTGCTGAACAAAGATTGTAAGAAACTAGTTAACAAAGAATACAAAATGAATAGATAAAGGCATAGCAACTTAGTCACGAACCTAAAGCTATTTTGATTTCTTGTAGGGGGGGTGTATTTTGTAAATACATCACCAAATCTTGCATAGGAAAGCCCTCTTAGTGCTCTGTGCAAGAGAAATTGTCAGATTGGAAATTCATCAATGAGACAGCAAATTATAAATTACAGATTCATACTATAACAGGTATAATGATACCTCTCCAAAGAATTTCTTAAGGCCTGACATAGTGCAGCTGCAACCTCTTCTGAGTTGCCTGGAGCCACCCATAAACCACTTGAAACAACTGCAAAACAGAATAAGCAGTAGAAACAAGCAAATAAATAAGCAAAGTAGACAGTCTAAGACTCCATGCAATAAGAAATATCAACAACAATCAACCTCTTAATTTAGCTACAGCGGGCTGGGTCATTTCAGGTACTGACGAGTGACGGCCAGAAAGAAACAACCAGAGCTTGATCTTCTCATCTGTCATTGTTACAAAAAAAAAAGTTTGGCATAAATATGCATAGGCTAGACGTATGTAGAAAGAAAGATGGATGCAGGTAGTGCACATGATTATTACCAGGGTTATGCTCTCCTTGAGATGGATCCCAAGGACCAACAAAAGAATTTGTCCAAGTACTTAAGAAACCTTCATTCTGCAAGCGAAGATACGCTGACAGCACAGTGCTATTAAGAGCATCTTTCTGCTCGGCTTTTGAACTGGACGAGGAACAGGGATCACAAAAAAGAACACATGCATCAGAACAAAAATAACAAGTGGCAACAAGCAACTAAAGGACAGCACAAAAACGGCATATGGAGGGTACAATTAACACCTTCTATCAGAAGTAGCACTATAATCTGGTTCAACAGGAAGAAATTGAAACCATGATACAGTCTGAAGCTCCCCCTGCAAGCACGAAATATATACATAAGAATTAAGACTAAACCAAAGAAAGCCTATCTGAATAATCTACAGACTAATCCCATAGCAAGCTGGCAGACTAAGTAGGTCAAAAAATATCTCGCTTCCATACTCTTAAGCTCTAGCAGAAACCTACAGATATGAAATGGAACACCATTCGCAGTTTGGAAGTGTGGCAGGTAATGCCTCTCCTGTGCTGTAGTTTGTCATGTTTGAGGAGGGTGGTTCACTAGCTCTCCTAACTTCCCAACTTTGCAATCAGTTCCAAGTTCTACTTCTACTTCATAAAAAAAAGCTACAAACCATTACAGAAATTGAAGAGAGAAAAAAGGGCATTTGTAAGTCACAAAGATAGCAGTGAGAAATAATATGTGGAAGATCCCACAAAAATGACCCATGCAGAAATATTATCCCTATTGGGCAAACTGCGCTGAATAGTTTCTTTCAGGGTATGCTGAGTGTTGTTGGGTGTGGGGTGAGAGGGGTTTTTTCTCCCTCTTCCTTGTACTATTTTCTTCCTTCTTATTCTTAATGAAATGATGCGCAGCTCTCCTGCGTGCCCGAGAAAAAAATGCATCAGAGCAGTTGCCGTACTACATTTTGTTCACTTTTTCACACCATCATCATGGTGGGTATAGAACAAAAGTCGTTTGCAAATGATGATACTACATTCGTTCCTTTTTATTAGGTGTAACTTTAACACGGTAACCAAAGCACTGATTTGAGGATAATTTGGGACAGAAATGGTTATACAATGTAGGTTAGAGGGGTAATTACTGGCGGCTAATTAATGATCCTCCAATTCAGGACGGCTGGAATTGGCATCAACAGGGGTAAAAAGGAAATACACCTAATGAAAAGGCTGTCGGGAGTATAACGCATCGAGAACTTGCAAGTTGCAATAATAGAAACACTAGAGTTTGCATTTCGCAGTACAATGAAATACAATCAAACAAGTTATGGGGTCACAATTCAACAGAACCCACGCGGGGGCGCGGGGGGGTGTTAAACTTACAATTTTGAAAATGTTGGTCCACATATTCAGTGTAGAAGGCAAGGACACTTCCTTTATAAAATCACCAGTGTTCCTGCCTGTACAGTACAAGGTGAAATCTGCAACATGGCTTGCTGCCTGTCATACAAAGAGTAATGACATAATCCCATATATAGAACAGAAGAACAAATGAAGAAACTAGATGAAAGAAATGGGATCACACTAAGTTATCTGAAAATAGTGGGATTCTATGGTTGTCATTCTTAATTCCAAATCGGAGTACAAGATATGATAATTGAACAATACTACAACAATGGGAGTCTATCATTGTCATTTTAAATTCCAGAACCAGTATTCTGCCATTCTAGTTCCAAAGCCTTAAGAAGTTACACCATTCCACTCACAGATGAATGAGCAAGAAGTTTCTATTTATAGGGTAAAAACACAATCCAATTGCTTTCAATAACGGTTGCAGTTAA comes from Triticum aestivum cultivar Chinese Spring chromosome 5B, IWGSC CS RefSeq v2.1, whole genome shotgun sequence and encodes:
- the LOC123114471 gene encoding mediator of RNA polymerase II transcription subunit 13 isoform X2, which encodes MWTNIFKIGELQTVSWFQFLPVEPDYSATSDRSSKAEQKDALNSTVLSAYLRLQNEGFLSTWTNSFVGPWDPSQGEHNPDEKIKLWLFLSGRHSSVPEMTQPAVAKLRVVSSGLWVAPGNSEEVAAALCQALRNSLERALRGLSYARFGDVFTKYTPPTRNQNSFRRAQPTVEFVFAATEEAIFVHVIISARYMRNLSSDDIEKVLTHTPRSVGEGLPVIVAPSGMLGRLVGCCPSDLARQVYSSKLSAPNLPGFTQPTICQLRGQSYYVEVALGFPPTSTDKTSESENNEIKKELDSVNDPHLGADGQQKLESAEGLPALERTFIYPPEAVMVPMVHQAFVHFSSKRMWSQDWMGSSSWEAWPFWNFSPSSYFRNSSFFGSSRGLGVNSNFLRLRRQRNSNSNGMASSISSVSSTSNGSGHAVAAKGGDLLADADSAACRQSDLPLNNDIAGSKVSKRSRSEITEVSSHAGKEVRENMQGTNSQGGCSWGWGEEGVVMDIDILLSEFGDFSDFFQEDELDFGEPPGTAESHALVTPASEYGDMPFIDSPSIAMDIPEQRLSPVGFTSMEAFSHHTMSPIQDVASKVQEPLKEIASPAVSQSFVLSSSRSDFLTRAEATLTFAPEYAAVEISSCETPATLFTNPYLPRSKKRGSCGFSSRVYSYDVTQSSKVESAGDKSEKSDKLTPANLSRDVGRSSLYTLVQGRKNESEKSLNNADEQSCKGETSRPVSGETSFSSSLTLQKKSDNMLNVGYFLLSMKTALATEIECITFQAAMCRIRHTLVSLRTKASAELKSALSSAMQTESSSNSDLVPKYDMKRKESIPARLSSDVDHEMYDRSRLENVGVWRSVVVPKGAKPLDSLSAKTFSGTSPSVQRQPIVELLSAMALLVQQSTSFVDIALDMDDGDGSFFWLSLDEQRRRGFSCDPSMVHAGCGGLLGTCHSKDCAGVDLVDPLSAEVSESSMIGLLQSDIKSALKTAFANMDGPLSVIDWCRGRSNIAESAAMGDAYSFHYTTGDIRETSNSIPIGGDAMSPPQSSSDREGASHDSSRDNAGTSEEHHKGYHRVRPTIAVLPSPSLLVGYQDDWLKTSANCLKLWEKAPLEPYASAKPVTYYALCPDIDLLTSAATDFFMQLGTIYEVCKLGTHSPQHSGGQIEQSPGKYQSSGLVLVECPDQLKSSGSHSVSISSVTEYFQALSKSWSVKSFLSSLARIIKDIKLTLNISTNQKESSNIPCTVVYVVCPFPEPSAVLQTLVESSVALGSILSSERERKSFLYAQVAKALNSSASADEASASNVVMLSGFSIPKLVLQIVTVETLLRLNKPNELAAFKDIAFTVYNKARRIPRFVSTSDMFQSPTYMSRPQSTMMHTASPGPTLWKECLAPRMSGQTLSRETEFDASMRSVSWDNSWQPGRAVGLPDPSKIPELCAQDDRKYAFEPLFILAEPGAVDYNDTMESSRFGVDASSSRAYSSISGGTDSGASPLLEGSENDSAPSLHCCYGWTEDWRWLVCIWTDSRGELLDSLIFPFGGISSRQDTTVLQSLFIQILQQGCQIMSSSPEASNTRSRDIIITRIGGFLELEIQEWQKAIYSFGGNEVKKWPVQLRRSIPDGITSNSNGPTLEQQDMGLIQDRNMPSSPSTLYSPHSKSSFTKGQPGNKKQILAEQTGMDSSRGSLHLVRSISLVAVSQDSSLHLACQADLLATRPTSGEGNQSSGTGSSSYLDGFAPVKSIGSMSASYLLVPSPSMRYLSPATLQLPTCLTSESPPLAHLLHSKGTATPLAMGYVVSKAVPPVRKNAVQLTKEDSRHSVLSVSIVDYYGGTVQERMSRGVGSMSKQAVRHETSARDYETDMHNVLEAVAAELHSLSWMTVSPVYMERRSALPFHCDMVLRLRRLLHYADRHLSQPTDKGDVS